Proteins from one Bacteroides mediterraneensis genomic window:
- a CDS encoding ribonuclease Z, whose product MEKFDLHILGCGSALPTTRHQATSQVLNIREKLFMIDCGEGTQVQLRRAKLKFSRLNHIFISHLHGDHCFGLMGLISTFGMLERTADLHIHAHADLQRLLEPQLEFFCKGMSYQVVFHPFNPGERAVIYDDRSVSVETIPLRHRLPTCGFLFREKPMPNHIRRDMIDFYGIPICMMNRIKNGEDYVLDDGTVVPNDRLTTPSDPPRAYAYCSDTVYLPRLAEQVAGVDLLFHEATFTESESVRAKQTLHSTAAQAARIAREAGVKRLLIGHFSARYEDENALLEEARAVFPDTLAADEGLKISL is encoded by the coding sequence ATGGAAAAATTTGACCTACACATCCTGGGATGCGGTTCGGCCCTGCCCACTACCCGCCATCAGGCCACCTCGCAGGTGCTCAACATCCGCGAGAAACTGTTCATGATTGACTGCGGCGAAGGCACACAGGTGCAGCTCCGCCGCGCCAAGCTGAAGTTCAGCCGGCTGAACCACATCTTCATCTCCCACCTCCACGGCGACCATTGCTTCGGGCTCATGGGACTGATTTCCACGTTCGGCATGCTGGAACGCACGGCCGACCTCCACATCCATGCCCATGCCGACCTGCAGCGTCTGCTGGAACCGCAACTGGAGTTTTTCTGCAAGGGGATGTCCTATCAGGTGGTGTTCCACCCCTTCAACCCGGGCGAACGTGCCGTGATTTACGATGACCGCTCCGTCAGCGTGGAGACCATCCCCCTGCGCCATCGCCTGCCTACCTGCGGCTTCCTCTTCCGCGAGAAGCCGATGCCCAACCATATCCGGCGCGACATGATTGATTTCTACGGCATCCCCATCTGCATGATGAACCGCATCAAGAACGGCGAGGACTATGTGCTGGACGACGGGACGGTGGTTCCCAACGACCGGCTCACCACTCCCTCCGACCCGCCGCGGGCGTATGCCTACTGTTCGGACACGGTGTACCTGCCCCGTCTGGCGGAACAGGTGGCGGGCGTGGACCTGCTGTTCCATGAAGCCACCTTCACCGAAAGCGAATCCGTCCGAGCCAAGCAGACCCTCCACTCCACCGCCGCACAGGCCGCCCGCATTGCCAGGGAAGCTGGAGTGAAACGCCTGCTCATTGGCCATTTCTCCGCGCGCTACGAAGACGAGAATGCCTTGCTGGAAGAGGCCCGCGCCGTCTTCCCCGACACCCTGGCCGCCGACGAGGGGCTGAAAATCTCGCTCTGA
- a CDS encoding succinate CoA transferase, protein MTYAFITAAEAAATIHHGDTVGIGGFSSVGTPKAVPEALAAYAEAQHAQGKEFKVGLITGGATGSQVDSALVKVHAVSFRTPFQSNKDMRTAINQHEVQYFDLHLSQIGQDVRYGFLGKIHVAIVEASDLTDDGEIILSTSVGISPTLLQQAERVIIELNEAHTGKLTGMHDIYILDNPPYRTEIPLYHVNDRAGRTSVKIDPKKITGVVRTNARDHIAAFTPQNEATLQIGHNVASFLLREWKNGAIPKEFLPLQSGVGNIANAVLGALGDDPNLPAFSMFTEVIQNSVIDLMLKDRIRFATGSSLTLSEDHLDTMYDHIGTFRDRILLRPQEITNHPEMIRRLGIIAINTALEADIFGNVNSTHVSGSQIMNGIGGSGDFARNAFLSIFTTPSVAKGGLISSIVPQVSHVDSTEHDVRILVTEQGVADLRGKSPSQRARCIIENCAHPDYKQLLWDYLKLSEGHSCHTPMSLRHAFQMHLAYAETGDMRNTKFD, encoded by the coding sequence ATGACATACGCATTTATTACGGCAGCCGAAGCCGCTGCCACGATTCATCATGGGGACACCGTCGGCATCGGCGGATTTTCATCAGTAGGAACACCGAAAGCCGTGCCGGAAGCACTGGCCGCCTACGCAGAAGCACAACATGCACAAGGTAAAGAATTCAAGGTCGGCCTCATCACGGGAGGCGCCACGGGCAGTCAGGTAGACAGTGCCCTGGTCAAGGTACACGCCGTGTCGTTCCGCACGCCCTTCCAGTCGAACAAGGACATGCGCACGGCCATCAACCAGCACGAAGTGCAATATTTCGACCTCCATCTCTCGCAAATCGGACAAGACGTGCGCTACGGTTTTCTGGGGAAAATCCATGTGGCCATCGTAGAAGCCTCCGACCTCACCGACGACGGAGAGATTATCCTGAGCACCTCGGTCGGCATCTCGCCCACCCTGCTCCAGCAAGCCGAACGGGTCATCATCGAACTGAATGAAGCGCATACGGGCAAGCTCACCGGCATGCACGACATCTATATACTGGACAACCCGCCCTACCGGACGGAGATTCCTCTCTACCACGTGAACGACCGGGCCGGACGCACCAGCGTGAAAATCGACCCGAAGAAGATTACGGGAGTGGTCCGCACGAATGCCCGCGACCACATCGCCGCCTTCACGCCGCAGAACGAAGCCACCCTGCAAATCGGGCACAACGTGGCCTCCTTCCTGCTGCGCGAATGGAAGAACGGTGCCATCCCCAAGGAGTTCCTGCCCCTGCAGTCGGGTGTGGGAAACATCGCCAACGCCGTATTGGGTGCCTTGGGCGACGACCCGAACCTCCCCGCCTTCTCCATGTTCACGGAAGTGATACAGAACTCGGTCATCGACCTGATGCTGAAAGACCGTATCCGGTTTGCCACCGGCAGCTCGCTCACCCTGTCGGAAGACCATCTGGACACGATGTACGACCACATCGGCACCTTCCGCGACCGCATCCTGCTGCGTCCGCAGGAAATCACCAACCACCCGGAGATGATCCGCCGCCTGGGCATCATCGCCATCAACACGGCCCTCGAAGCCGACATCTTCGGCAACGTGAACAGCACGCACGTGTCGGGCAGCCAGATTATGAACGGCATCGGAGGCTCGGGCGATTTTGCCAGAAACGCCTTTTTGTCTATCTTTACCACCCCGTCGGTGGCCAAAGGCGGACTGATTTCGTCCATCGTGCCCCAGGTATCGCACGTGGACAGCACGGAACACGACGTGCGCATCCTCGTGACGGAACAGGGCGTGGCCGACCTGCGCGGGAAATCGCCCTCGCAACGTGCCCGCTGCATCATTGAAAACTGTGCGCACCCCGACTACAAACAGCTGTTGTGGGATTACCTGAAGCTTTCGGAAGGTCACTCCTGCCACACGCCGATGTCGCTGCGCCATGCCTTCCAGATGCACCTGGCCTATGCCGAGACGGGCGACATGCGAAACACCAAGTTTGACTAA
- a CDS encoding 4Fe-4S binding protein — MWRKVRRTLGVLCLVFVTLLFVDFTGVLHAWLGWMAKIQFLPALFALNAGVIVCLILLTLVAGRVYCSVICPLGVFQDVVARLARGRKKMPYTYSKPKSWLRYGVLVIYVLAVLLGVHALVALLDPYAVYGRAAHSFLQPLWMWGNNLLASLAERMDSYAFYSVEVWLKSLPVLIVAAVMLVLVIVLAARNGRTYCNTICPVGTLLGFFSRFALFRITIDKEKCNGCTLCARNCKAACIDVKNHAVDGSRCVACMDCLDKCHKGAIGYRFAYGKKTEKAEAPVAGKPDSTAGRREFLAGSLLLAGSVLKAQVAKKAEAIKMDGGLADIIDKKEPVRHTPIVPPGAQGLRHLQSHCTACQLCVSACPNEVLRPSSSLDSFMQPYMSYERGYCRPECTRCSEVCPAGAILKIDKAEKSSIQIGHAVWVKDLCIPLTDKQECGNCARHCPVNAISMVPSDPSNPDSLKIPAVNEARCIGCGACENLCPARPLSAIYVEGHERHRTL, encoded by the coding sequence ATGTGGAGAAAAGTCAGGCGCACGCTGGGAGTGTTGTGCCTGGTATTCGTGACGCTGTTGTTCGTCGACTTCACGGGCGTGTTGCATGCATGGCTGGGATGGATGGCGAAGATTCAGTTCCTTCCGGCGCTTTTTGCCTTGAATGCCGGAGTAATCGTGTGTTTGATTTTGCTCACGCTGGTAGCCGGACGTGTGTATTGTTCGGTGATTTGTCCGCTGGGCGTGTTTCAGGATGTGGTGGCCCGTCTGGCCAGAGGCCGCAAGAAAATGCCTTATACCTATTCCAAACCGAAGAGTTGGCTGCGCTACGGGGTGCTGGTCATCTATGTGCTGGCTGTGCTGCTGGGCGTGCATGCCCTGGTGGCTTTGCTCGACCCGTATGCGGTGTATGGCCGTGCAGCCCACAGTTTCCTGCAACCCTTGTGGATGTGGGGCAACAACCTGCTGGCTTCGCTGGCCGAACGCATGGACAGCTATGCGTTCTATTCGGTGGAGGTCTGGCTTAAGAGTCTGCCCGTGTTGATTGTGGCGGCGGTGATGCTGGTGCTGGTCATCGTGCTGGCGGCACGCAACGGCCGTACCTATTGTAATACCATCTGTCCGGTGGGTACCTTGCTGGGATTCTTCTCCCGCTTTGCCTTGTTCCGCATCACCATCGACAAGGAGAAATGCAACGGCTGTACCCTTTGTGCCCGCAACTGTAAGGCGGCTTGCATCGACGTGAAGAACCATGCGGTGGACGGAAGCCGTTGCGTGGCTTGCATGGACTGTCTGGACAAATGTCATAAAGGTGCCATCGGCTACCGTTTCGCGTATGGAAAGAAGACGGAAAAGGCTGAGGCTCCGGTGGCCGGAAAACCGGATTCCACTGCCGGACGCCGGGAGTTCCTGGCCGGCTCTTTGTTGCTGGCAGGGTCGGTGCTGAAGGCACAGGTGGCCAAGAAGGCGGAAGCCATCAAGATGGACGGCGGACTGGCCGATATCATCGACAAGAAAGAGCCGGTGCGCCATACGCCGATTGTACCGCCGGGAGCACAGGGACTCCGTCACCTGCAATCGCACTGTACAGCTTGCCAGCTGTGCGTGTCGGCTTGTCCGAACGAGGTGCTGCGGCCCTCCAGCTCCCTGGATTCCTTCATGCAACCCTACATGTCGTACGAACGCGGTTACTGCCGTCCGGAGTGTACGCGCTGTTCCGAGGTGTGTCCCGCAGGGGCCATCCTGAAAATCGACAAGGCCGAGAAGTCTTCCATCCAGATTGGGCATGCCGTGTGGGTGAAAGACTTGTGCATCCCGCTCACCGACAAGCAGGAGTGCGGCAACTGTGCCCGCCATTGTCCGGTGAACGCCATTTCGATGGTGCCTTCCGACCCGTCCAACCCCGACTCGCTGAAGATTCCGGCTGTGAACGAAGCCCGTTGCATCGGTTGCGGAGCCTGTGAGAACCTGTGTCCGGCCCGTCCGTTGAGCGCCATCTACGTGGAAGGCCACGAACGTCACCGTACGCTTTAA
- a CDS encoding aldo/keto reductase yields MDEKKQMNRRDFLKIVGISTVGATAALSGCAPDKKETSQGVGEVPVGKMTYRQFPPNEDKVSLLGYGCMRWPTLPAPGGDGNVIDQEEVNRLVDYAIEHGVNYFDTAPVYVQGWSETSTGIALKRHPREKFFVATKMSNFSNSDYDFGVKMYHNSMKKLQVDYIDYYLLHMLGAPGKRGLQGRFLDNGLLDFLLKEREAGRIRHLGWSFHGTKEEFDRALAMHDQVHWDFIQIQLNYSDWLHASGNNVNADYLYEQVSSRDIPVVVMEPLLGGRLSNIPEHVFTRLKERNPEGSVASWAFRFAGTPAKVLTVLSGMTYMEHLQDNIRTYSPLVPLTQEENQFLLDTAELMLQYPTVPCNDCKYCMPCPYGIDIPGVLVHYNKCVNEGNMPKDRMDENYVKARRAFLVGYDRSVPKLRQASHCIGCNQCSPHCPQSIDIPKELHRIDAYVEKLKQETL; encoded by the coding sequence ATGGACGAGAAAAAACAGATGAATCGAAGAGATTTCCTGAAGATAGTAGGCATCAGTACGGTGGGAGCCACGGCGGCCCTCTCCGGCTGTGCACCCGATAAGAAAGAAACCAGCCAGGGGGTAGGCGAGGTGCCCGTGGGCAAGATGACCTACCGCCAGTTTCCTCCCAACGAGGACAAGGTGTCGCTGCTGGGCTACGGCTGTATGCGCTGGCCCACCCTTCCGGCTCCGGGAGGCGACGGCAACGTCATCGACCAGGAGGAGGTGAACCGGCTGGTGGACTATGCCATCGAGCATGGCGTGAACTATTTCGATACGGCCCCGGTCTATGTGCAGGGCTGGTCGGAGACTTCCACGGGTATCGCCTTGAAACGGCATCCGCGCGAGAAGTTCTTCGTGGCCACCAAGATGTCGAACTTCTCCAATTCCGATTATGATTTCGGGGTGAAGATGTATCACAATTCGATGAAGAAGCTGCAGGTGGACTACATCGACTATTACCTGCTTCACATGCTGGGGGCTCCCGGCAAGCGGGGGTTGCAGGGACGTTTTCTGGACAACGGCCTGCTCGACTTTCTGCTCAAGGAGCGCGAGGCCGGACGTATCCGTCATCTGGGCTGGTCGTTCCATGGCACGAAGGAGGAATTCGACCGGGCACTGGCCATGCACGACCAGGTACACTGGGATTTCATTCAGATTCAGTTGAATTATTCCGACTGGCTGCATGCTTCGGGCAACAACGTCAATGCGGATTATCTGTATGAGCAGGTGAGCAGCCGGGACATTCCGGTAGTGGTGATGGAACCGTTGCTGGGCGGACGCTTGTCGAACATTCCCGAACACGTGTTTACCCGCCTGAAGGAGCGAAACCCCGAGGGCAGTGTGGCTTCGTGGGCTTTCCGTTTTGCCGGTACGCCGGCCAAGGTGCTGACCGTGCTCAGCGGCATGACCTATATGGAACACCTGCAAGACAACATCCGCACCTATTCGCCGCTGGTGCCGCTCACCCAGGAGGAGAACCAGTTCCTGCTCGACACGGCGGAACTGATGCTGCAATATCCCACCGTGCCCTGCAACGACTGTAAATACTGTATGCCTTGTCCTTACGGCATCGACATCCCCGGCGTCCTGGTACACTACAACAAGTGCGTGAACGAGGGCAACATGCCGAAAGACCGCATGGACGAGAACTACGTGAAAGCCCGTCGGGCCTTCCTGGTGGGCTACGACCGCAGCGTGCCGAAACTCCGTCAGGCCAGCCATTGCATCGGTTGCAACCAGTGCAGCCCGCATTGCCCGCAGTCCATCGACATCCCCAAGGAACTGCACCGCATTGATGCGTATGTGGAGAAACTGAAACAAGAGACGCTGTGA
- a CDS encoding DUF1893 domain-containing protein: MDELIRLLNEGGYSCVVRHGDETRTFSRRGVADLYDLYRTDRDFLQGAWLADKVVGKGAAALMVLGGVARVWTRVISTPALSLLRNGGVEVDFAEEVPCIINRTRTGRCPLETLCDVSDNPAALYPVIESFVSRMREAAEKEKNKR; the protein is encoded by the coding sequence ATGGACGAACTGATACGCTTGCTGAACGAGGGAGGTTATTCCTGCGTGGTGCGTCATGGGGACGAGACCCGCACCTTCTCCCGCCGGGGAGTGGCCGACTTGTATGACTTGTACCGCACCGACCGGGATTTCCTGCAAGGGGCCTGGCTGGCCGACAAAGTCGTGGGAAAAGGGGCTGCCGCCCTGATGGTGCTGGGAGGCGTGGCTCGCGTGTGGACCCGGGTCATCAGTACCCCGGCCCTGAGCCTGCTCCGGAACGGGGGTGTGGAAGTGGACTTTGCGGAAGAAGTGCCCTGCATCATCAACCGCACCCGCACGGGCCGCTGTCCGCTGGAGACCCTCTGCGACGTGTCGGACAATCCCGCGGCACTCTATCCGGTGATTGAGAGCTTTGTGAGCCGCATGCGGGAAGCCGCAGAAAAAGAAAAAAACAAACGTTGA
- a CDS encoding ECF transporter S component — METTVKLYTLGYSRVKTYVTALLFVAGNIVLPQLFHLVPQGGVTWLPIYFFTLVGAYKYGWKAGLLTAVLSPLLNSWWFGMPAPAVLPAILLKSVLLAVGAGLVAARFRKVTLPLLLGVVLFYQVAGTLGEWMLSGSLFTALQDFRIGIPGMLLQVLGGYWLIRRVLKK; from the coding sequence ATGGAAACAACCGTAAAACTTTACACATTGGGCTACAGCCGCGTGAAGACCTACGTCACCGCCCTGCTGTTTGTGGCCGGAAACATCGTCCTGCCCCAGCTTTTTCACCTGGTGCCGCAGGGAGGAGTGACCTGGCTGCCCATTTATTTCTTCACCCTGGTAGGGGCCTATAAATATGGCTGGAAGGCCGGACTGCTGACGGCGGTGCTCTCGCCGCTGCTCAACTCGTGGTGGTTCGGTATGCCTGCGCCTGCCGTGTTGCCGGCCATCCTGCTGAAATCCGTCCTGCTGGCCGTGGGAGCCGGACTGGTGGCTGCCCGCTTCCGGAAAGTCACCCTGCCGTTGCTGTTGGGCGTGGTGCTGTTCTATCAGGTGGCAGGTACGCTGGGCGAGTGGATGCTCTCCGGCAGCCTGTTCACTGCCTTGCAGGATTTCCGTATCGGCATTCCCGGCATGCTGCTGCAAGTGCTGGGAGGCTACTGGCTCATCCGCCGTGTGCTGAAGAAATAA
- a CDS encoding HpaII family restriction endonuclease produces the protein MAFEATKREWGELYAFFRLLADGYVYGGTPDVKKNETLRLPVAMVQREEHDGTRQYILEKDSIHLKGENIDKRIPREDFATVAELIYAAIRQSREDDVTSPDGVEEFLDEVAIFDLEARTDDRTDFSVAFYSVDAPLTGFCVRSRLGMMIPLLDGGRTANFKFEQTGVKFATPTVNKINAEGEEDDVVSRMLMIERLGGVLKYSDVADKIFRSNLSMIDLHMGRLLAEMTRLMWLDGITKVSDLTEELKKLNPLKIKDELITKHRFYEYKVKELLLALAMGMRPAKLYNGTDSAIAGFLFVTGDGEMLCYQRAFRQTFADFLFQNSRLEKGSTEKDKYGYLERENGVYYFKLNLKIGLLKR, from the coding sequence ATGGCATTTGAAGCGACGAAAAGAGAATGGGGGGAACTGTATGCGTTTTTCCGGCTGCTGGCCGACGGCTACGTGTACGGCGGAACTCCCGACGTGAAGAAGAACGAAACGCTCCGTCTTCCGGTGGCGATGGTGCAGCGCGAGGAACACGACGGTACGCGTCAGTATATTCTGGAGAAGGATTCTATCCATTTGAAGGGGGAGAACATCGACAAGCGGATTCCGCGCGAGGACTTTGCCACGGTGGCCGAGCTCATCTATGCCGCCATCCGTCAGAGCCGGGAAGACGACGTGACCTCGCCCGACGGGGTGGAGGAGTTCCTCGACGAGGTGGCCATCTTCGACCTGGAGGCCCGCACGGACGACCGTACGGATTTCAGTGTGGCGTTCTATTCGGTGGATGCCCCGCTCACGGGTTTCTGCGTACGTTCCCGGCTGGGGATGATGATTCCGCTGCTCGACGGCGGACGCACGGCCAACTTCAAGTTTGAGCAGACGGGTGTGAAGTTTGCCACGCCTACCGTCAACAAAATCAATGCGGAAGGGGAGGAAGACGACGTGGTGTCGCGGATGCTGATGATTGAGCGGCTGGGCGGCGTGCTGAAGTACAGCGACGTGGCCGACAAGATTTTCCGCAGCAACCTGTCGATGATTGACCTGCACATGGGGCGTCTGTTGGCCGAAATGACCCGCCTGATGTGGTTGGACGGCATCACGAAGGTGTCGGACCTGACGGAGGAACTCAAGAAACTGAATCCGCTGAAAATCAAGGATGAACTGATTACGAAGCACCGTTTCTATGAATACAAGGTGAAGGAGCTGCTGCTGGCGCTGGCCATGGGTATGCGTCCGGCCAAGCTGTACAACGGTACCGACTCGGCTATCGCCGGTTTCCTGTTCGTGACGGGCGACGGCGAGATGTTGTGCTACCAGCGGGCGTTCCGCCAGACCTTTGCCGACTTCCTGTTCCAGAACAGCCGCCTGGAGAAAGGCTCCACCGAGAAAGACAAGTACGGCTACCTGGAGCGTGAAAACGGGGTGTATTATTTCAAACTGAACCTGAAAATCGGTCTGCTGAAACGCTGA
- a CDS encoding dihydroorotate dehydrogenase-like protein — MAQLKTTFAGLTLNNPIIISSSGLTNSLAKIQKLEEAGAGAVVLKSVFEEQINMQAGSMQGYGSPEADDYLGAYVRSHALNEHIALIEDVKKHCKIPVIASINCYSDSEWTDFARLMEQAGADALEVNILSLQTSKDYKPGSFEQRHIDILRHIKKAVRIPVILKLGSNLTNPIALINQLYANGAAAVVLFNRFYQPDIQIDNLTFTTASVMSSPSELADRIRWAAIASAEVPQLDYAVSGGVHCGKGVIKSLLAGASAVEICSVIYQHGNQMIETMKKELAEWMDDKGYTTIAQFKGKMNAAAAGEVNPFERTQFMRYYSNHEE; from the coding sequence ATGGCACAACTAAAAACAACTTTTGCGGGGTTAACCCTGAACAACCCGATTATCATCAGCAGTTCGGGCCTGACGAACAGCCTGGCCAAAATCCAGAAACTGGAAGAAGCCGGAGCGGGTGCAGTGGTACTGAAATCAGTTTTCGAAGAACAAATCAATATGCAGGCAGGCAGCATGCAGGGCTACGGTTCTCCCGAAGCCGACGACTACCTGGGCGCTTACGTGCGCTCTCATGCCCTGAACGAGCACATCGCACTGATTGAGGACGTGAAGAAGCACTGCAAGATTCCGGTCATCGCCAGCATCAACTGCTACAGCGACAGCGAATGGACCGACTTTGCACGCCTGATGGAACAGGCCGGAGCCGATGCACTGGAAGTGAACATCCTGTCTTTGCAGACCAGCAAGGACTACAAGCCGGGCAGCTTCGAACAGCGCCACATTGACATCCTGCGCCACATCAAGAAGGCGGTCCGCATCCCGGTCATCCTGAAATTGGGCAGCAATCTGACCAACCCGATAGCCCTCATCAACCAGCTCTATGCCAACGGAGCGGCTGCCGTGGTCTTGTTCAACCGTTTCTACCAGCCGGACATCCAGATTGACAACCTGACCTTCACCACCGCCAGTGTGATGAGTTCTCCTTCCGAACTGGCCGACCGCATCCGCTGGGCAGCCATCGCTTCGGCCGAAGTGCCGCAGCTGGACTATGCCGTTTCGGGCGGTGTGCATTGCGGAAAAGGTGTCATCAAGTCCCTGCTGGCCGGAGCTTCTGCCGTAGAAATATGCAGCGTCATCTACCAGCACGGCAACCAGATGATTGAGACCATGAAGAAGGAACTGGCAGAATGGATGGACGACAAAGGCTACACGACCATCGCACAGTTCAAGGGCAAGATGAATGCAGCCGCCGCCGGCGAAGTGAACCCCTTCGAACGTACCCAGTTCATGAGATACTACAGCAACCACGAAGAATAA
- a CDS encoding YggS family pyridoxal phosphate-dependent enzyme, with amino-acid sequence MDIQSNLNEVRTQLPPQVRLVAVSKFHPNEAILAAYEAGQRIFGESKEQELSKKQAFLPADIEWHFIGHLQTNKVKYIAPYIAMIHAVDTYKLLAEIDKQAAKCNRVIPCLLEIHIAEEDSKYGFSFQECREMLDTEPWRGLTHVAISGVMGMATNTDDQAEITQEFESLHRFFTELKDTYFAHDDRFKEISMGMSHDYQLAVKAGSTMVRVGSKIFGERVY; translated from the coding sequence ATGGATATTCAGTCTAATTTAAATGAGGTACGGACACAACTTCCTCCCCAAGTGCGCCTGGTAGCTGTATCCAAGTTCCACCCCAACGAAGCCATCCTGGCGGCCTACGAAGCCGGACAGCGCATCTTCGGGGAAAGCAAGGAACAGGAGTTGAGCAAGAAGCAGGCTTTCCTGCCCGCCGACATCGAGTGGCATTTCATCGGCCACCTGCAGACCAACAAGGTGAAGTACATTGCGCCCTACATCGCCATGATTCATGCGGTAGACACCTACAAGCTGCTGGCCGAAATCGACAAGCAGGCCGCCAAATGCAACCGCGTGATTCCCTGCCTGCTGGAAATCCATATCGCCGAAGAAGACAGCAAATACGGATTTTCTTTCCAGGAATGCCGCGAGATGCTCGACACCGAACCATGGCGGGGACTGACCCATGTGGCCATCAGCGGCGTGATGGGCATGGCCACCAATACGGACGACCAAGCGGAAATTACCCAGGAATTTGAAAGTCTGCACCGCTTCTTCACGGAACTGAAAGACACGTATTTCGCGCACGACGACCGCTTCAAGGAGATTTCCATGGGCATGTCGCACGACTACCAGCTGGCCGTGAAAGCCGGCAGCACGATGGTACGCGTAGGCAGCAAGATTTTCGGAGAAAGAGTATATTAA
- a CDS encoding DUF4494 domain-containing protein produces the protein MMMHNWFECKIRYEKVAENGMNKKVTEPYLVDALSFTEAESRIIEEITPFISGEFTVSDIKRANYSELFPSEEEAADRWFKCKLYFITLDEKSGAEKKTATNVLVQAADLRDAVKKLDEGMKGTMADYVIASVAETALMDVYPYSAEPDVKPEFPDADKR, from the coding sequence ATTATGATGCATAACTGGTTTGAATGCAAAATCCGTTACGAAAAAGTAGCCGAAAACGGCATGAACAAGAAAGTGACGGAACCCTATCTGGTGGACGCACTCAGCTTCACCGAGGCTGAATCGCGTATTATCGAAGAAATCACTCCCTTCATCAGCGGAGAATTCACCGTATCCGACATCAAGCGCGCCAACTACAGCGAGCTCTTCCCCAGCGAAGAGGAAGCAGCCGACCGCTGGTTCAAGTGCAAGCTCTATTTCATCACCCTCGACGAGAAGAGCGGTGCCGAAAAGAAAACGGCCACCAACGTACTGGTACAGGCTGCCGACCTGCGCGACGCGGTGAAGAAACTGGACGAAGGCATGAAGGGCACGATGGCCGACTACGTGATTGCTTCCGTGGCCGAAACCGCTCTGATGGATGTATATCCCTACTCGGCAGAGCCCGACGTGAAACCGGAATTCCCGGATGCAGACAAACGATGA
- a CDS encoding fucose isomerase translates to MNLYLIIFNAGTYRTEQVYDKHKDLFVELEKHFTLHLVNYTEADRIPSNEYKMVFIASGGVESAVVRFFSILPYPITLLTDGLNNSLAAALEISAWIQSRDMKVRIIHGPAPDMANQVLLHHQAFAAKRALKKKRIGVIGTPASWLVASHVDYLLAGQRWGVIYTDIPIEHVEKAFHEITDDEIGVEASLFANRAKGIQEATPEELLRAMRLYRAIRRVCEEEKLDALTLSCFSLIQSLKTTGCLALSLLNDEGIPAGCEGDLQSIMTLLMVKELIGQPAFMANPSFVDLARNEVLLAHCSIPTRMAEQFIIRNHFETESGIAIQGIVHAGEVTLFKCGGECLDEYYLSSGHLIENTNLVTCCRTQLKVRLDKPADYFLHNPLGNHHILIQGNYADVIQEFMQQNRCKLRID, encoded by the coding sequence ATGAATCTTTACCTAATTATATTTAATGCCGGAACTTATCGCACAGAGCAAGTTTACGACAAACACAAAGACCTCTTCGTCGAGCTGGAGAAACACTTCACGCTCCATCTGGTCAACTATACCGAAGCCGACCGCATACCCAGCAACGAATACAAGATGGTGTTCATCGCCAGCGGCGGTGTGGAAAGTGCCGTGGTGCGCTTTTTCAGCATCCTGCCCTATCCCATCACCCTGCTCACCGACGGCCTGAACAACTCGCTGGCCGCCGCCCTCGAGATCTCCGCCTGGATACAGTCGAGAGACATGAAGGTGAGAATCATCCACGGACCGGCGCCCGACATGGCCAACCAGGTGCTCCTGCACCATCAGGCCTTTGCTGCCAAACGGGCCCTGAAGAAGAAACGCATCGGTGTCATCGGCACCCCGGCTTCCTGGCTGGTGGCCAGCCATGTGGACTACCTGCTGGCCGGACAGCGCTGGGGAGTGATTTATACCGACATCCCCATCGAACACGTGGAAAAGGCCTTCCATGAGATAACCGACGACGAAATCGGCGTGGAAGCCTCCCTGTTCGCCAACCGTGCCAAGGGGATTCAGGAGGCCACTCCCGAAGAACTGCTGCGGGCCATGCGACTGTACAGGGCCATCCGCCGCGTGTGCGAGGAAGAAAAACTGGACGCCCTCACCCTTTCCTGCTTCTCGCTCATCCAGAGCCTGAAGACCACGGGCTGCCTGGCCCTCTCCCTGCTGAACGACGAAGGCATCCCTGCCGGATGCGAAGGCGACCTCCAGTCCATCATGACCCTGCTGATGGTGAAGGAACTCATCGGCCAGCCGGCCTTCATGGCCAACCCGTCCTTTGTCGACCTGGCCCGCAACGAGGTACTCCTGGCCCACTGCTCCATCCCCACGCGGATGGCCGAGCAGTTCATCATTCGCAACCATTTCGAGACAGAAAGCGGCATCGCCATCCAGGGCATCGTACACGCGGGCGAAGTGACCCTCTTCAAGTGCGGCGGCGAGTGCCTGGACGAATACTACCTGTCGTCGGGCCACCTCATCGAGAACACCAACCTGGTGACCTGCTGCCGCACCCAGCTGAAGGTACGGCTGGACAAGCCGGCCGATTACTTCCTGCACAACCCGCTGGGCAACCATCACATCCTGATACAGGGAAACTATGCCGACGTCATTCAGGAATTCATGCAACAAAACCGCTGCAAATTGCGAATTGACTGA